Proteins from one Syngnathoides biaculeatus isolate LvHL_M chromosome 8, ASM1980259v1, whole genome shotgun sequence genomic window:
- the alp3 gene encoding alkaline phosphatase, tissue-nonspecific isozyme, translated as MEPSKVSVLALFLLMVFGTAAAKVEEENPDFWRLQAKKTLQTSLNRKQNTNVAKNILFFLGDGMGITTYTAARILKGQLQNQTGEETVMTMDTFPNVGLAKTYSVDFQIADSAATATAYLCGVKTNLNTIAVSAAARNGVCKSQKGNEVTSILKWAKDAGKSVGIVTTTRVQHATPAASYAHSASRKWYSDADMPAAAKRDGCTDIAFQMLNNTDIDVIIGGGRKYMTPRGTRDPEYPRDYSSRGKRQDKRNLISEWQNQKIGKVAHYVWNKTDFDAVNPETTDYLMALFEPGDLRFEAERDPNMDPSIVETTEKALRILRKNPKGFFLLVEGGRIDQAHHNGQAYLALHETVAFDYAIAKGLELTNEEETLTIVMADHSHPLTFNGYPFRGQSILGKSPLWAKDMLPYTTLMYGNGPGHKIINGTRPDIRHVNTKTKEYVQLSAAPLDSATHSGEDVAVLARGPMAHLFHGVQEQNYIAHAMAYAACVGTDLRHCRGKTTPPLAHTTLNSDNNSAGGAWTSTALISGLLSAALLAHNVLM; from the exons TTGAAGAGGAGAACCCAGACTTCTGGAGATTGCAGGCAAAGAAGACTTTGCAAACATCTTTAAATAGGAAGCAGAACACCAATGTGGCCAAAAACATCTTGTTTTTCCTTGGAGATG GTATGGGAATCACAACGTACACAGCAGCTCGTATCCTCAAGGGACAACTGCAGAACCAAACAGGGGAGGAGACAGTGATGACCATGGACACCTTCCCCAATGTGGGCTTGGCTAAG ACCTACAGTGTGGACTTCCAGATTGCAGATAGTGCTGCCACAGCCACTGCTTATCTATGTGGGGTAAAAACCAACCTGAACACCATCGCCGTCAGCGCAGCAGCTCGAAATGGTGTTTGTAAGAGTCAGAAGGGGAATGAAGTCACATCTATCCTGAAGTGGGCCAAAGATGCAG gCAAGTCTGTAGGCATTGTGACGACCACGCGGGTGCAACATGCAACTCCGGCCGCCAGCTACGCCCACAGTGCCAGCAGGAAGTGGTACAGTGACGCTGACATGCCTGCTGCTGCCAAGAGAGACGGCTGCACTGACATTGCTTTTCAGATGCTCAATAACACAGACATAGAT GTGATCATTGGTGGCGGGAGAAAGTACATGACCCCCCGAGGTACCAGGGATCCGGAATACCCCAGGGACTATTCATCTAGGGGTAAAAGACAAGACAAACGCAACCTCATCAGTGAATGGCAGAACCAGAAAATAGGCAAG GTAGCCCATTATGTATGGAATAAAACCGATTTTGATGCTGTCAACCCAGAAACCACAGATTACCTCATGG CTCTGTTTGAACCTGGTGATCTGCGATTTGAAGCTGAGAGGGACCCCAACATGGACCCATCCATCGTTGAGACCACGGAAAAAGCCCTCCGCATCCTCAGGAAAAACCCTAAAGGCTTTTTCCTTTTAGTGGAAG GGGGCCGCATTGACCAGGCTCATCACAATGGCCAAGCATACCTGGCGCTACACGAGACGGTTGCATTCGACTATGCCATTGCCAAAGGCCTTGAACTCACCAATGAAGAGGAAACACTCACTATAGTGATGGCTGACCATTCCCACCCACTTACCTTCAATGGATACCCATTTCGAGGACAAAGTATTCTGG GGAAATCTCCATTGTGGGCCAAAGATATGTTACCATACACCACACTTATGTATGGAAATGGACCTGGACACAAAATCATCAATGGCACACGACCCGACATCCGCCATGTCAACACAA AAACGAAAGAGTATGTCCAGCTGTCAGCAGCGCCCTTAGACTCAGCTACACATAGCGGAGAGGACGTGGCCGTGCTGGCCCGTGGACCTATGGCCCATCTCTTCCATGGCGTCCAAGAACAAAATTACATTGCCCACGCCATGGCCTATGCTGCCTGTGTGGGGACAGACCTGAGGCATTGTCGTGGGAAAACAACTCCGCCTTTGGCTCACACTACCCTCAACAGTGATAATAACAGTGCTGGAGGAGCCTGGACCTCAACGGCATTGATCAGTGGGCTCCTTAGTGCAGCACTGCTGGCCCATAATGTACTGATGTAA